The genomic window CGCTGAGCTTCCTTGGTATCGGGGTCCAACCGCCGACCCCTTCGTGGGGAAATATCCTGACTGCAGGCAAAGACAATATCTCCATCGCCTGGTGGCTGAGCCTGTATCCCGGGCTGGCTATCCTCATCACCGTCCTGGGCTATAACCTCCTTGGAGAAGGTATCCTATAACCTCCTTGGAGAAGGTATCCGCGACGCCCTGGACCCCAGGCTCAGAGAGTAAAGAAGAGAAGGAAGAGAAGGAAGGAGATTTCTGGGGGGAACTTTTTGAAAAAAGTTCCCCCCAGACCGCCTTCAAAAACTTTTCACAAGCTGACGCATCTCTGATAAAATTTTTAGAAGAGATTTGCCAATACAAGCTCCTCTGAATTCCTCAGTCACTCTCCAACATGAAAAAAGTTAAAAACATTTTCAGCGACTGCCTCACTGAGGCCTTTGGCTTCTGCCAAATCATCTATTGAAGCAGCCTTTATGGCCTGAATAGAGCCGAAGTGTTTCAGCAGGACCTTGCGGCGGGCTGGGCCGACGCCAGGAATCTGGTCCAAAACCGATCGGACGCCTTTTTTGCGGCGGAGCCGGCGGTGGTAGGCCTGGGCATAGCGGTGAGCCTCGTCTCGAATGCGCATGAGGAACAGCAGGCCTGGAGCGCCGGGCCGAAAGTTTACCGGATTTTTTCTTCCGGGTAACCAGACGCGATCTGGTTCTCTGTCCCGTCCTTTGGCCAATCCGGCCAAAGGCGGCGGGTCTTGAATCTTCAGGTCCTTGATCACGGCCAGAGCCATGCTTAGCTGACCCCGGCCTCCGTCCAGGAGCATCAGGTCCGGCCGGGCCAGGTCTTCCCTTTGCAGGCGGCGCCTGACAACCTCGTACATCATGGCGTAATCGTCCTGGCCGGAAGCTGATTTGATCCTGAAACGCCGATAATCGGACTTGCGCCAGGCCCGGTCTTCAAAGACAACCATTGCCCCAACAGGCTCATCGCCCTGCAGGGCCGACAGGTCAAAGGCCTCAATGCGGTGCGGCGGTTCCGGCAGATTTAGCTTTTTCTGGAGCTCCAGCTGAACCTCAGCCCCGAGCTCTGCAGCCTGCATCCTTTGGGCTAAAGCGGTGACCGCATTGGTCGCGGCCAGTTCGACCAATTTCTTTTTAGCACCCCGAACCGGAGATTTAACATGCACCCCTCCTGCTTTTTTTTCCTTAAGCCATTCCTGAAGGGCTTCCGCGTGCTCCAGCTTAACGGGTACCAAAATTTCGTCTGGTATCAAATTATCAAGGCTGTAGTACTGACCCAGCAGGGATTCGACGACTTCATGCGAAGGGGCCGCGGTTGCGCCCAGATAAAAATTTCGGTGACCCAGGAGGACGCCTCGACGCACAAAGAGCATGACAGCCATGCCCTGACCCCGATCCTGGGCCAGGCCGATGACATCCTGATCGCCTGTATTCAGCGAAACCATCTTTTGTTGTTCCAGGGTTTTCTTTATGTCAGCCAGCCTGTCTCGATACCAGGCTGCAGCTTCAAAGTCCAGTTGCCTGGAGCTTTCTTGCATCTTTTGCTCCAGTAATTCCATGAGCCGTTTATTCCGGCCTTGAAAAAAAAGGGCGACCTCCTCCACCAGGGCCTGATAATCCTCCTGGCTGATGTATCCCACGCAAGGGGCGCTGCACCGTCCAAGCTGGTAATTCAAACAGGGTCGGTCCACGGCCTTGACATCGGCCCGGCGGCACTGGCGCAAGGGAAAGAGCCGCTGGATAAGACGCATTGTTCGACGCATGGAGGATGATGATGAAAAGGGGCCGAAATAGAGCGCCCCGTCCCGCTTGATTCGCCGCACGACCTCCAGCCGTGGATATGGATGCGGTATGTTGAGGCGAATATATGGATAGGTCTTATCGTCCCGTAAATTAACGTTAAAACGAGGCCGGTGCTTTTTGATGAGGCTATTTTCAAGAATAAGGGCTTCTTTTTCAGTGTCAGTCTGGATGTACTCCAGGTCTTTGATCTGATTCATCAGTTTGAAGGTTTTAGAGGACGACGGACCCTTTTGAAAGTAACTAATAACCCGCTTCCGAAGGGACTTGGCCTTGCCCACGTAAATAACTCGGTCCCGGGCATCTTTCATCAGGTAAACCCCGGCGGCCTCGGGGAGTATGGCCGCTTTGGTTTTTAATTTTTCTTTACCAGTCATGGTTTGGGGGGAAGCCTTTTTTAGCGGAAGTGTGGCCTCAATCACCTTTGCAAAAACCAATACAAATTAATTCGAGGCAGCCAGACTTGACCTGATAATTAGAAGGCGCGGCCCTGACACTTCCCTTTATAACCAATGCAGCTCCTCATCAGAAATGACCTTGATACGATCCCTGATCTGGGCGGCCTCCTCAAAGTCCAATCGTTCAGCAGCGGCCTTCATCTCCTTTTTCAGGGCCTTGATGATCAGGGATATTTCTTCAGGAGGGATGTAATCGGGCTCTGGCTCATGTACGGCCGGGATGGACACGTAATCGGCTTCGTAAATTGAACCGAGGACGTCATCTATAGATTTGACAATGGTTTCGGGCGTAATGCCATGTTCCTTGTTATAGGTCGTCTGAAGGACACGGCGGCGGTCAGTTTCAGTTTTGGCTCGCTGCATGGAACCGGTCTCCACGTTTCCATAAAGAATGACCTGACCGTCTACGTTTCGTGCGGCCCGTCCGCAAGTCTGAATCAATGAACGTTCTGAACGCAAAAACCCTTCCTTGTCCGCATCCAGGATGGCTACCAACGAAACCTCGGGCAGGTCAAGGCCCTCCCGGAGCAGGTTGATCCCAACCAGGACATCGTACTTCCCGGCCCTGAGATCGTGGATAATTTTTATTCTTTCCAGGGTCTTGATATCGGAATGGAGGTAGTTGACCTTCAGCCCCAGTTCTTGGAAGTACTCGGTCAGGTCTTCGGCCATACGCTTGGTCAGGGTAGTGACCAGGGTTCGTTCCTCTCGCCTGGCTCTTTCCCTGATTTCACTGAAGAGATTGTCCACCTGGCCCTCGGCCGGGCGAAAGATCATCTGCGGGTCCATCAAACCGGTGGGACGTATGATCTGTTCAGCGATGACGCCATTCGATTTGGCGAGTTCATATTCTGCCGGCGTAGCCGAGACATAGACTACCTGATTGAGCAGGCCGTTGAATTCATCAAAGTTCAGGGGCCGGTTATCCAGGGCTGAAGGCAGCCGGAAGCCGTAATCCACAAGGTTCTGCTTCCGGGACCGATCCCCCTTGTACATACCCTGAATCTGAGGCACGGCCAGGTGACTTTCATCAATAAAAAGCAGAAAATCCGAAGGAAAGTAATCTAACAGGGTCGGAGGGGGCTGGCCGGGGGCGCGGCCGGTCAGGTGACGGGAGTAGTTTTCGATGCCATGGCAGAACCCCATCTCCTGGAGCATCTCGAGGTCGTAATTGGCCCGCTCTTCCAGGCGCTGGACCTCGATGAGCTTTCCCTGCCCGCGAAAATACTGAAGCCTTTCTTTGAGCTCCTCCCGAATACAGGTGATGGCCCGTTTCATGGTGTCAGCTGTTGTGACGTAGTGACTGCCAGGGTAGATAGCCACCTTTCTCAGATCGTTTTCTATTCTGCCTCGTAAAGGATCAATAACGCGGATGGACTCCACAGTATCTCCGAAAAATTCAATGCGCACCGCCTCGGCGTCCTCATAGGCCGGAAAGATCTCGAGACAGTCGCCCCGAACTCTGAAGGTTCCCCGGTGGAAGTCGTAGTCATTACGCTCGTACTGCATCTCAACCAGCTTGGCGATAACATCTTCCCGCGACCGATCCACATCCTTTTCCAGGTAGAGCATCATCTCCTGATAGGCCTCTGGAGAACCAAGGCCGTAAATG from Deltaproteobacteria bacterium includes these protein-coding regions:
- the uvrC gene encoding excinuclease ABC subunit UvrC, encoding MTGKEKLKTKAAILPEAAGVYLMKDARDRVIYVGKAKSLRKRVISYFQKGPSSSKTFKLMNQIKDLEYIQTDTEKEALILENSLIKKHRPRFNVNLRDDKTYPYIRLNIPHPYPRLEVVRRIKRDGALYFGPFSSSSSMRRTMRLIQRLFPLRQCRRADVKAVDRPCLNYQLGRCSAPCVGYISQEDYQALVEEVALFFQGRNKRLMELLEQKMQESSRQLDFEAAAWYRDRLADIKKTLEQQKMVSLNTGDQDVIGLAQDRGQGMAVMLFVRRGVLLGHRNFYLGATAAPSHEVVESLLGQYYSLDNLIPDEILVPVKLEHAEALQEWLKEKKAGGVHVKSPVRGAKKKLVELAATNAVTALAQRMQAAELGAEVQLELQKKLNLPEPPHRIEAFDLSALQGDEPVGAMVVFEDRAWRKSDYRRFRIKSASGQDDYAMMYEVVRRRLQREDLARPDLMLLDGGRGQLSMALAVIKDLKIQDPPPLAGLAKGRDREPDRVWLPGRKNPVNFRPGAPGLLFLMRIRDEAHRYAQAYHRRLRRKKGVRSVLDQIPGVGPARRKVLLKHFGSIQAIKAASIDDLAEAKGLSEAVAENVFNFFHVGE
- the uvrB gene encoding excinuclease ABC subunit UvrB; translated protein: MPDFELVTDFTPQGDQPQAIENIVQNLNQGVKHQVLLGVTGSGKTFTMANVVAQVNRPTLVLAPNKTLAAQLYGEFKNLFPHNAVEYFVSYYDYYQPEAYLPQSDIYIEKETDVNEAIDKMRHSATRSLLDRRDVLIVASVSCIYGLGSPEAYQEMMLYLEKDVDRSREDVIAKLVEMQYERNDYDFHRGTFRVRGDCLEIFPAYEDAEAVRIEFFGDTVESIRVIDPLRGRIENDLRKVAIYPGSHYVTTADTMKRAITCIREELKERLQYFRGQGKLIEVQRLEERANYDLEMLQEMGFCHGIENYSRHLTGRAPGQPPPTLLDYFPSDFLLFIDESHLAVPQIQGMYKGDRSRKQNLVDYGFRLPSALDNRPLNFDEFNGLLNQVVYVSATPAEYELAKSNGVIAEQIIRPTGLMDPQMIFRPAEGQVDNLFSEIRERARREERTLVTTLTKRMAEDLTEYFQELGLKVNYLHSDIKTLERIKIIHDLRAGKYDVLVGINLLREGLDLPEVSLVAILDADKEGFLRSERSLIQTCGRAARNVDGQVILYGNVETGSMQRAKTETDRRRVLQTTYNKEHGITPETIVKSIDDVLGSIYEADYVSIPAVHEPEPDYIPPEEISLIIKALKKEMKAAAERLDFEEAAQIRDRIKVISDEELHWL